A DNA window from Flavisolibacter ginsenosidimutans contains the following coding sequences:
- a CDS encoding methyltransferase family protein, giving the protein MLLNHVLLGLSWIVYCVLHSVFASLQVKNFFKKILGDGFRHYRLAYTVFAFAGLALILWFQFSIRSPRLFKSSWISDIAGAAFCIPGLLLMFICIKKYFLNLSGLRSLVEEETRSILEVKGVHRFVRHPLYLGTFLFIWGLLILFPTASLLLTDVVITVYTLIGLELEERKLLLQFGEQYRTYQKKVPKLVPKF; this is encoded by the coding sequence ATGCTTCTGAACCATGTTTTACTGGGTTTGTCATGGATTGTTTACTGCGTTTTACACAGTGTTTTCGCAAGTCTTCAGGTGAAAAATTTTTTCAAAAAAATTCTTGGGGACGGGTTCAGACATTACCGCCTTGCTTATACGGTTTTCGCGTTTGCGGGACTGGCGCTGATCCTCTGGTTTCAATTCTCTATCCGCTCACCGCGACTCTTTAAGTCTTCATGGATTAGTGACATTGCTGGTGCAGCTTTTTGCATTCCGGGATTGCTGCTAATGTTCATCTGCATAAAAAAATATTTTCTCAATCTTAGCGGCCTGCGAAGCTTGGTGGAAGAAGAAACCCGTTCTATTCTTGAAGTCAAAGGCGTGCACCGCTTTGTAAGACATCCGCTTTACCTGGGAACATTTCTATTTATTTGGGGTCTGTTGATTTTATTTCCAACGGCGAGCTTATTGCTAACAGACGTCGTCATTACTGTATATACGCTGATAGGTTTAGAACTGGAAGAAAGAAAGCTCCTGCTTCAGTTTGGTGAGCAATACAGAACGTATCAAAAGAAAGTGCCGAAACTTGTTCCGAAATTTTGA
- a CDS encoding type II toxin-antitoxin system RelE/ParE family toxin, with the protein MVFEIKWTERSVISYGKNIEYLRTRWSEKVVEKFENGVKRRLQALESHPYLGRPRSQNSIHIRRTIINKRILLIYQVKPNKRRIDLLVFWNTYLNPKKLKLK; encoded by the coding sequence ATGGTTTTCGAAATAAAGTGGACGGAGCGAAGCGTCATTTCTTACGGCAAAAACATTGAATACCTGCGCACAAGATGGTCGGAAAAAGTCGTTGAAAAATTTGAGAACGGGGTAAAAAGGCGTCTGCAGGCTTTGGAAAGTCATCCTTATTTAGGAAGGCCGCGAAGTCAAAACAGCATCCACATTCGGCGAACGATAATAAATAAACGCATCCTTTTAATTTATCAGGTAAAGCCCAATAAAAGACGCATTGACTTGTTGGTTTTTTGGAATACTTACCTGAATCCCAAGAAGCTGAAATTGAAGTAA
- a CDS encoding protein-L-isoaspartate(D-aspartate) O-methyltransferase, with protein sequence MRATDDTYRHKGLRRKLVETVRSKGITDENVLTALENIPRHFFLDSAFDEVAYEDKAFPIEAHQTISQPYTVAYQTQLLEIKKNDKVLEIGTGSAYQAAVLAELGAKVFTIERQKKLFDANKNFLWIKKYHNIKFFYGDGYEGLPTYAPFDKVIITAAAPIVPLKLIQQMKVGGMMVIPFGSGDVQVMKRLIKQADGSVKEEVYDRFSFVPMLQGKKD encoded by the coding sequence ATGAGAGCAACGGACGACACTTACCGTCACAAAGGACTGCGCAGAAAATTGGTAGAGACGGTACGAAGCAAGGGCATCACCGACGAAAACGTTTTGACTGCTTTAGAAAACATTCCCCGCCATTTTTTTCTGGATTCCGCCTTTGACGAAGTGGCTTACGAAGACAAAGCCTTTCCCATTGAAGCGCACCAAACCATTTCGCAACCCTACACCGTGGCTTACCAAACGCAACTGCTGGAAATAAAAAAGAACGACAAGGTTTTGGAGATCGGTACGGGCAGCGCTTACCAGGCCGCCGTGCTGGCCGAACTCGGCGCGAAAGTTTTCACCATCGAAAGGCAAAAGAAATTGTTTGATGCGAACAAGAATTTTCTCTGGATTAAAAAATACCACAACATCAAATTCTTCTACGGCGACGGTTACGAAGGCCTGCCCACTTATGCCCCTTTTGATAAAGTCATCATCACGGCGGCGGCGCCCATTGTGCCGCTGAAATTAATTCAGCAAATGAAAGTGGGAGGGATGATGGTGATTCCGTTTGGCAGCGGCGACGTGCAGGTGATGAAACGCCTGATTAAACAAGCCGACGGCAGCGTGAAAGAAGAAGTGTACGACCGGTTTAGTTTTGTGCCGATGTTGCAAGGGAAGAAGGATTAG
- a CDS encoding DUF2279 domain-containing protein, giving the protein MKKWIFLFLISATIAAHGQDSVSHRVVDSRPNFTARKWLVGGATLGGYGGSFLFLSTAWYKNYPRSSFHTFNDVGEWLQIDKAGHAWTAYQTSRFTTNMWRWTGVENNKALLYGTGSSLLYMLSIEYLDGHSAEWGWSWGDAGADVLGAALYASQELGWEEQRIALKFSSAPKTYAEADLEKRADDLFGRSFQSRLLKDYNAQTYWLSANIKSFFPQTSLPDWLNISVGYGADGMFGGYENFAQSKTNGQVTFDRRDIKRYRQFYLAPDFDFTKIHTKSKMLKSVFSALNVLKFPAPALEFSNGRIKLKAIAF; this is encoded by the coding sequence GTGAAGAAATGGATTTTCCTCTTTTTAATTTCCGCCACAATTGCAGCCCATGGACAAGATTCCGTTTCGCACCGGGTTGTTGATTCACGTCCCAATTTTACAGCACGCAAATGGCTCGTTGGCGGCGCTACGCTTGGCGGTTACGGCGGTTCTTTTTTGTTTTTGAGCACGGCCTGGTACAAGAATTATCCACGCAGTTCTTTTCACACATTTAATGATGTAGGCGAATGGCTGCAAATAGACAAAGCAGGTCATGCATGGACGGCTTATCAAACCAGCCGCTTCACTACAAATATGTGGCGATGGACTGGCGTGGAAAATAACAAAGCCTTGCTTTACGGAACCGGCAGCAGTTTGCTTTATATGCTTTCCATCGAATACTTAGACGGACATTCCGCCGAATGGGGCTGGAGTTGGGGCGATGCCGGCGCTGACGTTCTTGGCGCAGCACTTTACGCTTCGCAGGAATTGGGCTGGGAAGAACAACGAATTGCATTAAAGTTTTCTTCTGCGCCTAAAACTTACGCCGAAGCAGATTTGGAAAAGCGTGCCGATGATTTGTTTGGTCGTTCTTTTCAAAGCCGCTTGCTGAAAGATTATAACGCACAAACCTATTGGCTGAGCGCCAACATCAAATCATTTTTTCCACAAACAAGTCTGCCGGATTGGTTGAATATTTCAGTGGGTTATGGCGCCGACGGAATGTTTGGGGGTTATGAAAATTTTGCGCAAAGCAAAACAAACGGGCAAGTGACCTTTGACAGAAGAGACATTAAACGATATCGTCAGTTTTACTTGGCGCCGGACTTTGACTTCACAAAGATTCACACCAAAAGCAAGATGCTAAAATCAGTTTTTTCCGCGTTAAATGTGCTGAAGTTTCCCGCACCGGCGCTGGAGTTTTCAAACGGTCGTATCAAGTTGAAAGCAATTGCGTTTTAA
- a CDS encoding immunity 26/phosphotriesterase HocA family protein, producing MKAKLFFGRQKGVIYLRAARKLIMTLYELTNNQRRYFGLLTVTDNCEKVQLKDTTTVYYQGDRIVKVLDYSFGYCEYDTDIETKYRQILLPKTARGKEQKLTVSKILNFKGSGIQFSASFRGGGIHVYDNKRKVFFIRSFAEDGDIKNYSDIEKWITSYISKVPANYFDWLGKELSQKRLSVKIKEGDIIAFKIANGQYGFARILVDVFAQRQKGNTMSSNFYWYHPRSLIVAPYAHYADTLQIDVDELVDKKTLPTLCIFDLDVYRGEMPIIAHRPLSLTDKQIPLPDKIITAITIPHTKADIEAFIATNGTANN from the coding sequence ATGAAGGCTAAGCTTTTTTTTGGCCGGCAAAAAGGTGTCATATATTTACGAGCTGCACGCAAGCTTATTATGACCCTTTACGAGCTGACAAATAATCAAAGACGATATTTCGGACTTCTTACTGTAACTGACAATTGCGAAAAAGTACAATTGAAGGACACAACAACTGTTTATTATCAAGGTGACAGAATCGTAAAGGTTCTTGACTACAGTTTTGGTTACTGTGAATATGACACCGATATAGAAACTAAATACAGGCAAATTTTGCTGCCTAAAACTGCAAGAGGCAAAGAGCAAAAGTTGACCGTTTCTAAAATTCTAAATTTTAAGGGGTCGGGTATTCAGTTCTCTGCTTCTTTTCGGGGAGGCGGCATTCATGTTTACGACAATAAAAGAAAAGTATTCTTTATTAGAAGTTTTGCAGAAGATGGAGACATCAAAAATTATAGTGACATTGAAAAATGGATAACAAGTTACATAAGCAAAGTACCTGCTAATTATTTTGATTGGTTAGGTAAAGAACTTTCCCAAAAACGGTTGAGCGTTAAAATCAAAGAAGGTGATATCATAGCTTTCAAAATTGCAAATGGACAATATGGTTTTGCAAGAATATTAGTGGATGTCTTCGCACAAAGACAAAAAGGGAATACTATGTCATCAAATTTCTATTGGTATCATCCACGGTCATTGATTGTAGCTCCGTATGCACATTATGCTGATACCTTACAAATAGACGTAGACGAACTTGTCGACAAAAAGACCTTACCAACACTTTGCATTTTTGACCTTGACGTATACCGGGGCGAAATGCCGATCATTGCGCACAGGCCTTTATCGTTAACAGATAAGCAAATTCCTCTTCCTGATAAAATCATAACAGCAATTACAATACCTCATACAAAGGCAGACATAGAAGCATTTATTGCTACAAATGGAACAGCAAATAACTAA
- a CDS encoding phospho-sugar mutase, whose product MDAQIEQKVNSWLTGAYDEETKTAIKEQQKNSPDELADAFYRNLEFGTGGLRGIMGVGTNRMNKYTVGMATQGYTNYLKKSFPNQEIKVAVAHDSRNNSRFFAETVAHVFAANGLKVFLFEDLRPTPELSFTIRQLGCKGGVVCTASHNPKEYNGYKAYWIDGGQLVPPHDKAVIGEVEKIADVNDVKWSGGDENITIIGKEMDEQYIKMVKGLSVYPEIIQQQKDLKIVYTPIHGTGIKLVPQVLKEFGFENITIVQEQATPDGDFPTVVYPNPEEKEAMSIGLKKAEEIDADILCATDPDADRVGIGVKNTKGEWVLMNGNQTAVLAFNYMIESRKEKGLQKPNDMVVKTIVTTNMIDVIAKEAGVKCYNVLTGFKWIAELIREKEGTENYIVGGEESYGLMIGDRVRDKDAVSAVALLCEMAAYEKAKGRNLYQKMLDLYAQYGYYQEDLISITKKGRNGQQEIADMMESFRSNPPKELGGSKVVELLDYDKQVKTDLTTGKTETITLPKSNVLQFVTEDGSKISARPSGTEPKIKFYFSVKTDLPSVEQFDETQQKAKDKIKQIIGDMKLV is encoded by the coding sequence ATGGACGCACAAATCGAACAAAAAGTCAATAGTTGGTTAACCGGCGCTTACGACGAAGAAACCAAAACCGCCATCAAGGAACAACAAAAGAATTCACCTGATGAACTGGCCGATGCCTTTTACCGCAACCTTGAATTCGGCACGGGTGGATTGCGCGGCATTATGGGCGTGGGTACCAACCGCATGAACAAATACACCGTGGGCATGGCCACGCAAGGTTATACCAACTACCTGAAAAAATCGTTTCCTAACCAGGAAATAAAAGTGGCCGTGGCACACGACAGCCGTAACAACAGCCGCTTCTTTGCCGAAACCGTAGCGCACGTTTTTGCAGCCAACGGTCTTAAAGTTTTTTTGTTTGAAGACTTGCGTCCAACACCCGAATTGTCCTTCACCATCCGGCAATTGGGTTGCAAAGGCGGCGTGGTGTGCACAGCTTCGCACAACCCGAAAGAGTACAATGGTTACAAAGCTTATTGGATTGATGGCGGCCAGCTTGTTCCGCCGCACGACAAGGCCGTGATTGGGGAAGTGGAAAAAATTGCCGACGTGAACGACGTGAAGTGGAGCGGCGGCGATGAAAACATTACCATCATCGGCAAGGAAATGGACGAGCAATACATCAAGATGGTAAAAGGGTTGAGCGTTTATCCCGAAATCATCCAGCAGCAAAAAGATTTGAAAATTGTTTATACACCCATTCACGGAACGGGAATAAAACTGGTGCCGCAGGTACTGAAGGAATTTGGGTTTGAAAACATTACGATTGTGCAGGAACAAGCAACACCCGACGGAGATTTTCCGACCGTTGTTTATCCAAACCCGGAAGAGAAAGAAGCAATGTCTATTGGCTTGAAGAAGGCAGAAGAAATAGACGCGGACATCCTTTGCGCCACCGATCCTGATGCGGACCGTGTGGGCATTGGCGTGAAAAATACAAAGGGCGAATGGGTGTTGATGAACGGAAACCAAACCGCTGTTCTTGCTTTTAATTACATGATTGAAAGCCGCAAAGAAAAAGGATTGCAAAAGCCCAACGACATGGTGGTAAAAACCATCGTGACCACCAACATGATTGACGTGATTGCAAAAGAAGCCGGTGTAAAATGCTACAATGTTTTGACGGGCTTTAAATGGATTGCCGAATTGATTCGTGAAAAGGAAGGGACAGAAAATTACATCGTTGGCGGTGAGGAAAGCTACGGCCTGATGATTGGCGATAGAGTGCGTGACAAAGACGCCGTTTCAGCGGTTGCGCTTCTTTGCGAAATGGCAGCTTACGAAAAAGCAAAAGGTCGCAACCTTTATCAAAAGATGTTGGACTTGTATGCGCAGTACGGCTATTACCAGGAAGATTTGATTTCCATTACAAAAAAAGGCCGCAACGGCCAGCAGGAGATTGCCGACATGATGGAAAGTTTCCGCAGCAATCCGCCGAAAGAACTCGGCGGCAGTAAAGTAGTTGAACTGCTGGATTACGACAAGCAGGTAAAAACCGATTTGACAACCGGAAAAACCGAAACCATCACTCTGCCTAAATCAAACGTGTTGCAATTTGTAACCGAAGACGGCAGCAAGATCAGCGCAAGGCCATCGGGCACCGAGCCGAAGATTAAATTTTATTTCAGCGTGAAAACCGATTTGCCTTCGGTTGAGCAGTTTGATGAAACGCAGCAAAAAGCAAAAGACAAAATCAAGCAGATTATTGGAGACATGAAGTTGGTCTAA